ACGTCAGTACAAAAGAATCTGTCCGGGTCATCCGGGATGCAAAACGTGCGGGGATCCATGTGACCGCGGAAGTCACACCTCATCATCTTGTACTCTGTGAAGATGACATACCGGGCGATGACAGTATGTATAAAATGAACCCGCCTCTTCGTTCAAAGGAGGATCAAAACGCGCTTATTGAAGGTATTCTTGATGGTACCCTCGATATCATTGCCACGGACCATGCACCGCATACAGAGGATGAAAAGGCGTTACCCATGACCGATGCGCCCTTTGGGATTACCGGTCTTGAAACCGCGTTTGCATTACTGTATACAAAGCTTGTCAGGCCGGGAATTTTGTCACTTTCAGACCTGATTGAGCGGTTAACGGTCAAACCGGCTGCGATTTTCAAGTTGGATGCAGGTGATCTTGCGCCGGGACTTGATGCCGACTTCACGGTGATTGATCCCGAACGGACAGAGATTGTGGATCCGTCAACATTCGAGTCGAAAGGGAAAAACACGCCATTTACCGGTGAACGGTTAAGCGCATGGCCTGTGATGACCGTTCATAAAGGAAAAGAAGTATACCGAAGAGAGACAGTTGAGGAGGGCCAGTGATGAGACGAAAGCTTGTACTTGAAAACGGCGCAACCTGGGCAGGTGAAGGAATCGGTTCAGATACAGATAGTTTTGGCGAGGTAGTGTTTCAGACAGGGATGACGGGCTATCAGGAAATTCTTTCTGATCCGTCCTATTCGGGTCAGATTGTGACGATGACGTATCCCCTGATCGGCAATTACGGGATTAATCGCGACGATTTTGAGAGTATGAATCCGGCTCTGAAGGGAGTCATTGTCAAAGAAGCGGCAGTCTCTCCGTCTCATCATCTCATGAGACGGTCCTTCGATGACTGGTTAAAACAGATCGGCGTCGCCGGAATCGCTGGTGTCGACACAAGAATGATCACCCGGATGATAAGGGAAAATGGCGTCATGCGGGGCGCCATCGTTTATGATGACGCAGACGAGCAGGAAGTCATTGACAGACTCAAAGCAACAAATCCTTTATCAGAACAGGTCAAAGAGGTATCGACGAAATCCATCTACGCCAATCCAGGTCAGGGTAAACGGGTAGTGCTGATCGATTACGGTATGAAAAAAGGGATCTTGAGAGATTTGCTGCAATTGGGTTATGACGTGATCGTTGTGCCATATAATACCTCCGCAACGGTTATACTTGGCCTGAGTCCGGACGGTGTCGTATTGAGCAACGGTCCTGGAGATCCGGCAGATATTCCGGAATCTGAAGCCTGTGTTCAGGAGCTGATCGGACAGGTTCCATTGTTTGGTATCTGTCTCGGTCATCAACTTCTCGCACGGGCATGCGGTGCATCGACTGAAAAGATGCGTTTCGGTCACAGGGGATCCAATCATCCTGTAAGAGAACTCGCGACGGGAAAGATCGCGATCACATCCCAAAATCACGGGTATACGATTTCACCGGATTCACTTGCCAAGACATCACTTGAAACCACGCATGTCAACGTCAATGACGGTTCAGTTGAGGGGATCAGACATCTGCACGCACCGGCGTTCAGTGTTCAGTATCACCCGGAGGCTTCTGCGGGACCGGAAGATGCCAAAGAACTGTTTAAACAGTTTGACAGCATGATCGATGAAGTTGCAGGAGGGACGCATTATGCCAAAACGAACTGATCTGAACAAAATTATGGTGATTGGGTCCGGTCCGATCATAATCGGACAGGCCGCAGAGTTTGACTATGCAGGCACGCAGGCCTGCCAGGCGTTAAAAGAAGAAGGATATGAAGTCGTTCTTGTGAATTCCAATCCTGCGACGATCATGACAGATGAAGAAACGGCAGACCGGGTTTACATGGAACCGTTGACGGTGGATTTTCTAAGCAGAATTATTCGCAAAGAACGGCCAGATGCCCTTCTCGGTACGCTGGGGGGACAGACCGGTCTGAATCTCGCAGTTGAGCTCTTTGAATCAGGCATTCTCGATGAATATGGCGTGAAGCTGCTGGGAACGGAAGTGGAGTCAATCCGAAAAGCTGAAGACCGTGAGGCATTCCGTGCTTTGATGAATGAGCTTGGAGAACCTGTTCCTGAGAGTGAGATCGTACATTCTGTTGAAGAAGCGCGTACTTTTGCAGAAAGCATCGGTCTTCCATTGATTGTCAGACCTGCATACACATTAGGCGGAACCGGGGGCGGCATCGTGAACACGATGGAGGAACTTGAAACCATTGTATACGGTGGTCTGAAAGCGAGTCCGGTGAATCAGTGTCTTGTGGAAAAGAGCATAGCAGGGTTCAAAGAAATTGAATATGAAGTCATGCGGGATAAAAATGATACAGCCATTGTCATCTGTAATATGGAAAATATCGACCCTGTCGGTGTCCATACAGGGGATTCCATTGTGATGGCCCCGTCTCAGACATTGACAGACCGTGATTATCAGCGACTGAGAAATGCATCGCTTGCCATTATCCGTGCCCTTGAAATTGAAGGTGGGTGCAATGTACAGCTCGCTATCGACCCGGACAGTGACCAGTATTATATTATTGAGGTCAATCCCCGGGTAAGCCGTTCATCAGCACTTGCTTCAAAAGCTGCAGGGTATCCGATTGCCAAGCTTTCTGCAAAGATTGCCGCCGGGTATCATTTGGATGAATGCATCAATCCCATTACCAAAGTGACGTATGCGAGCTTCGAACCGGCTCTCGATTATGTCGTCACAAAAATACCGAGATGGCCATTCGATAAGTTTGATGCTGCGAACCGATCTCTTGGTACCCAGATGAAGGCTACTGGCGAAATCATGGCAATCGGCCGGACGTTTGGCGAATCATTTTTAAAAGCGGTCCGCTCTGCGGAAACAGATACCAATCATTTGATTCACAGTGGCATGGCGGCTCTTGATGAGAAAGAATTGTACGACAAGATTATCAAGACCCACGATGAACGGGTTTTTGCGATTATCGAAGGCTTAAGGCGCGGGTTCAGTGTGGATGAACTGCACAGAATCACCATGTTTGACCGCTATTTCCTCAGTGAGTTCAAACGCATGATTGATCTTGAACAAACGCTTACTCAGGACAATTGGAAAGATCATTTGTATGAAGCGAAACGTCTCGGTTTTTCCGATGCTTATATTGCAGACGCAACCGGTGAAGAAGAGGAGGCCGTCGCATCCTGGCGGCAATCGCAGTCGGTCAAGCCTGTCTTTAAAATGGTCGATACCTGTGCAGCGGAATTCACGTCGGCAACGCCTTACTATTACAGCAGCTATGAGACGGAAGAAGAATCCGAAGTGACCGGTTCAAAATCAATTGTCGTCTTGGGCAGCGGTCCGATTCGGATCGGACAAGGTGTGGAATTTGATTACGCAACCGTCCATGCCGTGAAAGCGATCCGCGAAGCTGGTTATGAAGCGATCGTCATCAATAATAATCCGGAAACGGTCAGTACGGATTTTGAAGTATCGGATAAGCTCTATTTTGAACCGCTCACGACAGAGGACGTCATGCACGTCATTGAGCATGAAAAGCCTGAAGGGGTGCTCGTGCAATTTGGTGGACAGACTGCGATTAACCTTGCAGACAGTCTGGTCAAACAGGGGGTCAGGATTCTCGGGACCAGTCTTGAGGAAATGGATGCATGCGAGAACCGGAATCTCTTTGAGGCAAGGCTTCATGACATCGGGCTTCCGATGCCGGAAGGGAAAACGGCTGTGTCGGTGCCGGAGGCAATGGCGATAGCGGAAGACATTGGTTATCCGGTGCTTGTGCGACCTTCCTATGTCCTTGGAGGACGTGCAATGGAGATTGTCCACACGGAGTCAGAACTCTCTCACTATATGCAGCGTGCGGTAAATGTGAATAAAAAGCATCCGGTTCTGATTGATGAATACATTACGGGAACGGAGATTGAAGTGGATGTCGTCAGTGATGGAGAGACGGCTGTTGTGCCGGGCATAATGGAGCATATTGAGCGGGCCGGCGTGCACTCCGGTGATTCCATCGCGGTTTACCCGCCGCAGAAACTGTCCGACGAAATGAAAGAGACGATCACACAGTCAGCGATTCGCCTTGCCAAGGGCTTTCAGATCAAAGGTCTGATGAATATTCAGTTCGTAATCCAGCGTGACCGTCTTCTTGTGATCGAGGTGAATCCGAGATCAAGCCGAACGGTGCCGTTCATCAGCAAAATCACCGGTATGAACATGGCAAACGCCGCGACTAAAGCCATTCTCGGTCAGTCCCTGATCGATCAGGGCTTCACCGAAGGCATCCTTGAGGAGCCGGAGAAGGTTTCTGTGAAAGTGCCGGTGTTCTCCTTTGCGAAACTCCGAAGTGTGGATATCTCACTCGGCCCGGAAATGAAATCGACAGGTGAAGTTATTGGTACCGACACAACCGTTGAAAAAGCCCTTTATAAAGGGCTGATTGCATCAGGGATCAATATCCCGACGCAGGGAACCGTGCTCATAACTACCGCTGATAAAGACAAGGAAGAAGCGGCTGCCATCGCAGGGCGTTTTCATCAAATCGGTTATCAGATTCTGGCGACAGAAGGAACGGCAGCGTTCTTGAACGGCAAAGGTATTCAGGCAGAGGTCATCGCAAAGATCGGTGGCGGGGAACATGATCTGCTCAGTGTGATTGAAAAAGGTGAGGCTGATGTGATCATCAATACGATGACACGGGGTAAACAGCCTGCCAGGGACGGCTTCCGGATACGAAGAGAGGCCGTTGAACGGGGTATTGCCTGCCTCACGTCTTTGGATACGGCAATGGCGGTACTCAGTGTCCTTGAAATGCTGACGTTTACGATCGATCCGTCAAATAGCCGCGGGGTTTCCGCCCCTGAAGGAGCGATGCTGACATGATCCATGAAACCAGTGTGATTGCAAATCGGCTCATTGCCAAAGATGTGTTCGAGATTCAGCTTCATGCACCGGAACTTGCAGCTGCGGCATTGCCAGGACAGTTTGTGCACATGCAGACCGGTGTGTTTGGAAAGCCGCTGTTAAGACGCCCGATCAGTATTGCAGATACAGATCCGGATAAAGGGGTCATCACGTGCATTTATAAGACAGTCGGAACAGGCACAGCTGTGCTCTCGACGCGGGCACCCGGTGAGATCATCAACGTCATGGGGCCGCTCGGTTCGGGATTTCCTGTGGAGTCTGTCAAAGAGGATGGCCATGTCCTTTTGATCGGTGGAGGAGTGGGGGTACCGCCGATGTATATCCTCGCAAAGGCCTTGACGAAAGCAGGGGTATCCTGTCACATCTTCCTTGGCTTCAGGTCTTCAGAAGATGTGTTCTATGAAGAAGCCTTCCAGTCACTTGGTGACACGTGGGTTGCTACAGAGGATGGCACGAGAGGATACAGAGGATACATCACAGACATTCTGACCGAGGAGCATGCGAGCCGGTATTACGCCTGCGGTCCTAAACCGATGCTCGCAAAGGTTAAGCATCAGTTGACGATACCGGGTTATCTATCCCTTGAAGAACGGATGGGTTGCGGCGTTGGTGCCTGTCTGGCATGTGTCTGCCGGACGAACACGGAACGCGGCTATGCGAAGGTCTGCAGTGACGGTCCTGTTTTTGACAGTAAAGAGGTGATCTTATGAACAGGTTGGCGGTGGATTTACCAGGGATGCCGATGAATAATCCGGTCTTGCCGGCATCAGGCTGTTTCGGGTTCGGCGAAGAATACGGGCGTTTTTATGATTTGAACCGGCTTGGTGCCATTACGGTCAAGGCTGTGACGGCCGAGAAGCGTCTCGGCAATGCCGTGCCGAGAATTGATGAAACAGAAGGCGGTATGCTTAACGCCATCGGTCTTCAAAATCCGGGAGTGGATCATGTCATCACTCATGAGCTCGAAGCCCTGAAGCAGTTTGATATCCCGGTACTGGTCAACATAGCAGGGAACGCCGTCGAAGATTATGTCGAGACGTCACGGAAGGTGGCGGCTTCGGGAAAAGCTTCGGCCCTCGAGCTGAATATATCCTGCCCCAACGTTAAAATCGGTGGGATGCAGTTTGGAAGTGATCCGGCTGTGGCCCGTGAACTGACCCGGGCTGTTAAAGAAGTGATTGATATCCCGCTCTATGTCAAACTGTCGCCGAATGTGACTGATATCGTCGCTATGGCGAAAGCGGTGGAAGCGGGCGGTGCAGACGGATTGTCCATGATCAATACACTCGTAGGGATGACGATTGATGTTCAAACCGGACAGCCCGTGCTGGCAAACAAACGGGGAGGACTTTCCGGACCGGCTATCAAACCGGTGGCAATCAGGATGATTTATGATGTGAGTCAAGAGGTCTCTATTCCGATTATTGGCATGGGTGGCGTGCAGACCGTTGATGATATCATCGAATTTATGATGGCCGGTGCATCAGCTGTGGCGGTCGGGACCGCTAATTTTCAGAATCCGATGATTTGTCCGGAGTTGATCGATGGTCTTGAAACAAGGCTTGATGAGCTGGGCTACCAGTCTGTCAGAGATATCATTGGAAGGAGCTGGTCACCATGCAGCCAAACCCTCTCTTTATAGCGTGCGATTTTTCTTCACGGGCCGAACTTGATCAATTTTTGAAGGAAATGGAAGGCAGGCATCTCCATTTGAAAGTGGGGATGGAACTGTTTTACAAAGAGGGACCGGAAATTGTTCATGCATTAAAAGAGAAAGGACACTCGGTATTTCTTGATCTGAAGCTTCATGATATTCCTGAAACAGTCAAACGGAGTATGATTCAGCTCGCGGCACTTGGTGCGGATCTCGTGAATGTTCATGCCAGTGGGGGGATCCGCATGATGGAAGCGGCTATGGAAGGTCTTCACCAGGGGACGCCGAAAGGGCAGGCCATTCCGTCATGCATTGCAGTCACTCAGTTGACAAGCACATCGGCTTTGATGATGAACGAAGAACTGAAAATCGCAGGATTCCTCGAGGATCAGGTTCGTCATCTTGCAGGCTTGGCGATGCAAGCCGGACTGAAAGGCGTCGTCTGCAGCTCGATGGAAACAGAGATGCTGAAAGCCGCGTATCCGTCGATTTGGACTTTGACACCCGGAATTCGACTTAAGGGCAGTGATGCGGGGGATCAGGTCAGGGTCTGTACACCAGGAGAAGCCCGGCAGGCGAAGACAGATGCCATTGTGGTCGGGCGTGGGATCACGCGTGCAGAGGATCGCTTACAGGCGTATGAACACTACATAAAGGAGTGGGTTGGCTATGATAACCAATGATACAGCAGCGTCAATTGCGTCGTTATTAATGAAGATCGAAGCGGTTACTTTGAGTCCGGAGGATCCCTATACATGGAGCTCCGGGATACGCTCACCGATTTATTGCGATAACCGGATGCTCATGGCATTTCCGGATGAGCGTAAGAAAGTGATCGATGCGTTTGTCCACATGACAGAGGCCCTGCCCTATCAGGTCGATGTCATTGCAGGAACAGCAACAGCAGGTATTCCTCATGCGGCTTGGCTGAGTGAGCGTTTGGATCTTCCCATGGCCTATATACGCGGATCGGCAAAAGGTCACGGCAAACAAAATCGTATTGAAGGCCGGATCAATGCGGGAGACAGAGTCCTGATTATTGAAGATCTGATTTCCACCGGGGGCTCATCCATTGATGCCACTGAAGCTGTACGTGATGCAGGAGGGATCGTGACGGATATCGCAGCGATCTTTACCTACGGCTTGCCTAAAGCGGAGGAAAATGCGTCTTTGCATCAGCTGACCATCCATACTATTACCGATTTTGATACACTGATTGCCAGTGCAAAATCAGAGGGTGTATTATCTGATCAGGACGAGGTGAGTTTAAAAGAATGGAAACAGGATCCATCATCATGGAAGAAATCCTGATCGGGTTTCCCAAAACATCTGCATACCAATTCCATTTATAATTGATCCGACCCTGACGGGGTCGGATTTTTTGTAGTGTGCCGGGCATGCACTGTATCTTGGGAGTGAAAGTCTCCTGTGGGCTTGGCAGTAGGAACCACTAGTCAATGGCAAGGGTGTCCACCGTGAGGTGGAATCTGAAGGAAGCCGGCGACAAACTCCTGTACCGAGGAACACGAACCATATCAGGCACAAATGGGGCGGATGAGTCTGCTATACAAGATAAAGTCCAATACTGCCCGAACCCCACAGTGTAAATATGGCGGCGATAGGACGAAGGAGACAGTGCTTACCCCGGGAGGTCTTACGAGGGTTCCCGACAAGAAGGATGGAAGATCCTACAGGAACAAGGAATTCAGAGATGGATTCCTGAATCGTAAGAAGTCAGCCGAGGTCATAGTAATCCCATGGGGATGAAGGACCGAACAATAAGCGTCTTTGAGACAAATGAAATTGACAGGATTGCTTTAATCACAGAAAACGTCTCCGGACGGCTATCTGCAGAGGGATACGCTGGAAGCGGAAGAGTATGCAGAAGCGTGTAGCAATCTGGCAACGAAAGGAGTCGAAAAGCGGTATGCAATTAATTGACAGAGTGGTCTGTCCGGATAACCTGAATTTGGCGATGAACCGGGTGATTTCCAATAAAGGAAACCCCGGGGTCGACGGGATGACCGTTGACCAACTTGAAGCACATGTTCGCCAATATGCGAAACCATTGATAGCCAAAATCCAAAAAGGGACATATCAACCTTTACCCGTAAAACGGGTAGAGATTCCGAAAGAGAATGGAAAGAAACGCAAATTGGGGATACCGGCAGTCCGGGACCGTATGGTCCAGCAAGCGATTTTTCAAGTTATTGAACCGATAATAGATCCGCACTTCTCTCCAAACAGTTATGGGTTCAGACCGGGTAAAAATGCCAAACAAGCGATTAAACAAGCCGCAAAATATTATGATGAAGGATTCAAAATGGTCGTGGATATCGATCTGAAAAGTTATTTTGATACGATTCCCCATCAAAAGCTGATGAACTATCTTGAACAATATATTCAGGATCCGATCATCTTGAAACTGATCTGGAAGTTTCTTAAAAGCGGGATTATGATAGGGGACAACTGGGAATCTTCAAGAAACGGTGCACCGCAAGGTGGCAACTTATCACCGATTCTCAGCAATGTTTACCTACATGAACTGGATAAGGAATTGGAAAGAAGAGGCCACCGTTTCGTCAGATATGCAGATGACTTTTGCATCTACGTTAAAAGTCGCAGAGCTGCGGAGCGTGTGCTCCTTAACACAACAACTTTCCTCGAGGGAACACTTAAACTGAGTGTGAACCAAGAGAAAAGTGCTATAGGATCACCAACGAAACGAAAGTTTCTGGGGTTTTGCATTCACAAAAGTAATAATGAAACCAGGTGCAGACCTCACCACGCCTCCA
This genomic window from [Bacillus] selenitireducens MLS10 contains:
- the carA gene encoding glutamine-hydrolyzing carbamoyl-phosphate synthase small subunit; protein product: MRRKLVLENGATWAGEGIGSDTDSFGEVVFQTGMTGYQEILSDPSYSGQIVTMTYPLIGNYGINRDDFESMNPALKGVIVKEAAVSPSHHLMRRSFDDWLKQIGVAGIAGVDTRMITRMIRENGVMRGAIVYDDADEQEVIDRLKATNPLSEQVKEVSTKSIYANPGQGKRVVLIDYGMKKGILRDLLQLGYDVIVVPYNTSATVILGLSPDGVVLSNGPGDPADIPESEACVQELIGQVPLFGICLGHQLLARACGASTEKMRFGHRGSNHPVRELATGKIAITSQNHGYTISPDSLAKTSLETTHVNVNDGSVEGIRHLHAPAFSVQYHPEASAGPEDAKELFKQFDSMIDEVAGGTHYAKTN
- the carB gene encoding carbamoyl-phosphate synthase large subunit — protein: MPKRTDLNKIMVIGSGPIIIGQAAEFDYAGTQACQALKEEGYEVVLVNSNPATIMTDEETADRVYMEPLTVDFLSRIIRKERPDALLGTLGGQTGLNLAVELFESGILDEYGVKLLGTEVESIRKAEDREAFRALMNELGEPVPESEIVHSVEEARTFAESIGLPLIVRPAYTLGGTGGGIVNTMEELETIVYGGLKASPVNQCLVEKSIAGFKEIEYEVMRDKNDTAIVICNMENIDPVGVHTGDSIVMAPSQTLTDRDYQRLRNASLAIIRALEIEGGCNVQLAIDPDSDQYYIIEVNPRVSRSSALASKAAGYPIAKLSAKIAAGYHLDECINPITKVTYASFEPALDYVVTKIPRWPFDKFDAANRSLGTQMKATGEIMAIGRTFGESFLKAVRSAETDTNHLIHSGMAALDEKELYDKIIKTHDERVFAIIEGLRRGFSVDELHRITMFDRYFLSEFKRMIDLEQTLTQDNWKDHLYEAKRLGFSDAYIADATGEEEEAVASWRQSQSVKPVFKMVDTCAAEFTSATPYYYSSYETEEESEVTGSKSIVVLGSGPIRIGQGVEFDYATVHAVKAIREAGYEAIVINNNPETVSTDFEVSDKLYFEPLTTEDVMHVIEHEKPEGVLVQFGGQTAINLADSLVKQGVRILGTSLEEMDACENRNLFEARLHDIGLPMPEGKTAVSVPEAMAIAEDIGYPVLVRPSYVLGGRAMEIVHTESELSHYMQRAVNVNKKHPVLIDEYITGTEIEVDVVSDGETAVVPGIMEHIERAGVHSGDSIAVYPPQKLSDEMKETITQSAIRLAKGFQIKGLMNIQFVIQRDRLLVIEVNPRSSRTVPFISKITGMNMANAATKAILGQSLIDQGFTEGILEEPEKVSVKVPVFSFAKLRSVDISLGPEMKSTGEVIGTDTTVEKALYKGLIASGINIPTQGTVLITTADKDKEEAAAIAGRFHQIGYQILATEGTAAFLNGKGIQAEVIAKIGGGEHDLLSVIEKGEADVIINTMTRGKQPARDGFRIRREAVERGIACLTSLDTAMAVLSVLEMLTFTIDPSNSRGVSAPEGAMLT
- a CDS encoding dihydroorotate dehydrogenase electron transfer subunit, with translation MIHETSVIANRLIAKDVFEIQLHAPELAAAALPGQFVHMQTGVFGKPLLRRPISIADTDPDKGVITCIYKTVGTGTAVLSTRAPGEIINVMGPLGSGFPVESVKEDGHVLLIGGGVGVPPMYILAKALTKAGVSCHIFLGFRSSEDVFYEEAFQSLGDTWVATEDGTRGYRGYITDILTEEHASRYYACGPKPMLAKVKHQLTIPGYLSLEERMGCGVGACLACVCRTNTERGYAKVCSDGPVFDSKEVIL
- a CDS encoding dihydroorotate dehydrogenase, yielding MNRLAVDLPGMPMNNPVLPASGCFGFGEEYGRFYDLNRLGAITVKAVTAEKRLGNAVPRIDETEGGMLNAIGLQNPGVDHVITHELEALKQFDIPVLVNIAGNAVEDYVETSRKVAASGKASALELNISCPNVKIGGMQFGSDPAVARELTRAVKEVIDIPLYVKLSPNVTDIVAMAKAVEAGGADGLSMINTLVGMTIDVQTGQPVLANKRGGLSGPAIKPVAIRMIYDVSQEVSIPIIGMGGVQTVDDIIEFMMAGASAVAVGTANFQNPMICPELIDGLETRLDELGYQSVRDIIGRSWSPCSQTLSL
- the pyrF gene encoding orotidine-5'-phosphate decarboxylase, whose product is MQPNPLFIACDFSSRAELDQFLKEMEGRHLHLKVGMELFYKEGPEIVHALKEKGHSVFLDLKLHDIPETVKRSMIQLAALGADLVNVHASGGIRMMEAAMEGLHQGTPKGQAIPSCIAVTQLTSTSALMMNEELKIAGFLEDQVRHLAGLAMQAGLKGVVCSSMETEMLKAAYPSIWTLTPGIRLKGSDAGDQVRVCTPGEARQAKTDAIVVGRGITRAEDRLQAYEHYIKEWVGYDNQ
- the pyrE gene encoding orotate phosphoribosyltransferase, with translation MITNDTAASIASLLMKIEAVTLSPEDPYTWSSGIRSPIYCDNRMLMAFPDERKKVIDAFVHMTEALPYQVDVIAGTATAGIPHAAWLSERLDLPMAYIRGSAKGHGKQNRIEGRINAGDRVLIIEDLISTGGSSIDATEAVRDAGGIVTDIAAIFTYGLPKAEENASLHQLTIHTITDFDTLIASAKSEGVLSDQDEVSLKEWKQDPSSWKKS
- the ltrA gene encoding group II intron reverse transcriptase/maturase; this translates as MQKRVAIWQRKESKSGMQLIDRVVCPDNLNLAMNRVISNKGNPGVDGMTVDQLEAHVRQYAKPLIAKIQKGTYQPLPVKRVEIPKENGKKRKLGIPAVRDRMVQQAIFQVIEPIIDPHFSPNSYGFRPGKNAKQAIKQAAKYYDEGFKMVVDIDLKSYFDTIPHQKLMNYLEQYIQDPIILKLIWKFLKSGIMIGDNWESSRNGAPQGGNLSPILSNVYLHELDKELERRGHRFVRYADDFCIYVKSRRAAERVLLNTTTFLEGTLKLSVNQEKSAIGSPTKRKFLGFCIHKSNNETRCRPHHASKAKFKAKLKYLTRRNQANSFDYIILKINQVTTGWINYYGISYMKSFINSIKQWLHHRLRQLIWKQWKKIKTRYKNLMKYGIETEEAWKMANTRKGYWRASKNETLHKAIKIEKLAGWGLKDMSQLYERAYSTY